The Cellulosimicrobium cellulans genome contains the following window.
GCCATCGCCGCGAGCACCGGCCAGTCCGGCACCCACAGGGCCGCCGTGCGGGTCGGGCTCGTGCTCATCCGACGAGCCGGAGCGGGGAGGGCCGGTCGGGGTCGACGACGTGGGCGGGGACGGGGCCGGCGACCCCGACCTCGGCGTCGGGCCGGGTGCCCCGGGCGCCCTCGGCGAGGAACGCGGGCCAGTCCTCGTGGGCGAGCGGGAGCTCGACCTCGACCCGCGTGGGGCGCGCGGCACCCCCGCGGCCCGCGCGCTCGACGACGAGCGTGCGCCGACGCAGCCAGCCCGCCCCACGGTCCGCACCGGACCAGCCGCCGCCCGTCACCGTGAGCGCGACGTGCGCGCCCGGCCACGCCGTGGCTGCGACGAGCAGCGCCCCGCGCTCGCGTGCGCGGCCGGTGAGGCGGCGCCGGTCGGTGTCGGTGAGGGCGGCGTCGGGTCCGACGACCACGACGTCCAGGCCGTCGACGAGCGCCGCGATCGCGAGCGCCGCGTCCGGTCCCGGCCGCGGGACGAGGACGACGCGGTCGAGGTCCGCACCGACGTCGGCGGCCGCGAGCAGCCCGACCGCGGGGAACCCCACCGCGGCGGTCCACGCCCCGGCCCGCGACGGCCGCGCCACGAGCGCGAGCAGGAGGCTCGTCGACCCGCGCACCGCGACCACGGTGCCCCGCTGCAGCCCGCCGAGCGGCAGGAGCGGGGCGAGCGCGTCGTGCACCGGCCACGCCCGCTCGTCGGGGATCACGTCCCGGCTCGGGTCCCGCATCACGACGTGGCGGTCGCGGGCGCGCGCCGGGCGCTCGGCCGGCGCGACCGTCGGCGAGGAGACGGCGGCGCGCGGGGCGTCGGCGAGCAGGACCGTGTCGGCACGCGGGACGTCGGCGCGCGGGACCGTGTCGGCGCGCGGGGCGGCGTCCGGTGCTGCCGGGACCGCGGGTGCGACGACCGGGCGGTGTCGGCGGACGCCCGTACGCTCCTCCGCACGGCGCAGGACGGCGCGGGCGCGCTCGGCCTTGTCGACGGCCGCGGCCGTCGGGCCTGGTGCCCCCGCCCGTTCGGCGGGGTCGGCGAGAAGGGTCATCTCGCCTCCCGGGGATGCTGCTCGGACGGGACGCGCACCGCGCGTCGACTGCTGGGGGCGTCGTTCTGCACCCCGCCATCGTTCGAACAGACGTTCGAACACTTCCAGTGAACGACCGCCGTCGCAGGGTGTCAACTCCGCAGGTGAGAGCCGTCGCCTTCGTCCGAGATGCCCGCCGCAACCCTCGACCCACGCTCGAGGGTCGACCCGAACCTTCGACCTCTACCTGAACCTCTCCCTCCCGCCGAACATGGGGTCGCAGCCCGTCCGGCGTGCGGGGCGAGCCACGACCGCATGCTCGGCGGGCGCAGGCGCCTGCTCGGCAGCCGGTCCTCGCCCGCACGAGCGGTCCCGGGATGGCAGGCTGGCGCCATGGACGCCCGCGCCACCCTGCCCACGCTCGGCTCGCTCACCTGGGAGCCGGCGCTCGACCACCTCGACCTCGTCGCCCCCGTGACCGCGGACGCGCTGCGCCGCTGGGCCGAGGCCGACCCGGACGTCGCGGCGCTCGTCGCGGTGACGGAGATCGACCCCGACCTCGCGGACACCGCGACGCTCAACGCCGCGTTCGACCTGCCCGTCGAGGCGTCGGCGAACTGCGTCGTCGTGGGCGGCGCACGCGCGGGCGACGAGCGGATCGCCGCCGCCGTGGTGCGCGCGCACACGCGCGCCGACGTCAACACGCGCATCCGCAAGCTCCTCGACGTGCGCAAGGCGTCGTTCCTGCCGACCGACCGCGCGACGGCCGAGTCCGGGATGGAGTACGGCGGCATCACGCCCGTCGGGCTCCCGGAGGGGTGGCGCGTGCTCGTCGACTCGCGCGTCGTGACCGACGGCGCGCACGCGCTGATCGGCAGCGGCGTGCGGCGCTCGAAGCTGCTCCTCCCCGGCCACCTGCTGGAGCGCCTGCCCGGCGTCGAGGTCGTCGAGGACCTGGCGGTCCCGGTCGCCTGACCCGTCCCACCCTGCCGGGCACGACCTGACGGTCGCCACCGGCGGCCCGACGACCGCCAGGTCGTGCTCGACGCCCGGTCCTCAGCGATCCAGGACGACGAGCCGCTGCGTCGCGCGCGTCATCGCGACGTAGCGGTCCACGGCGCCCTCGACGCCGTCGCCGAACGCCTGCGGGTCCACGAGGACGACGAGGTCGAACTCGAGCCCCTTCGCCGTCTCCGGCGTGAGCACCTGCACGCGCGACGCCCCGTCCTCGCCGGCCCGCGCCGAGACCGACGCGGTCGACGCCGCGACGGACCCCGCGCCACCGATCACGCAGGCCGTGCCCTCGGCGTGCTCGGCGAGCCAGCCGTCGAGGATCCCGTCGAGGTCCGCGACCGCGCCGTGGGCGACCGGCACGCCCGTGCTGCGGACCGACGTCGGGACGTTGGCGTCCGGGAGCGCGGCCCGGATGACGGGCTCCGCCGCCGCCATGACCTCCTGCGGCGTGCGGTAGTTGACGCTCAGCGACGACTCCGCGACCCGGTCGAACCCGACGCGCCCGAGCCGCTCGCGCCACCCCTCCGCGAACCCGTGACGCGCCTGCGCGCGGTCCCCGACGACCGTGACGCTGCGTGACGGGCAGCGGCTCAGCACCATCTGCCACTCGGCGTCGGTGAGCTCCTGCGCCTCGTCGACGACGACGTGCGCGAACGGACCGGCGAGCCGGTCGGGCGTGGCCGTGAC
Protein-coding sequences here:
- a CDS encoding YbaK/EbsC family protein → MDARATLPTLGSLTWEPALDHLDLVAPVTADALRRWAEADPDVAALVAVTEIDPDLADTATLNAAFDLPVEASANCVVVGGARAGDERIAAAVVRAHTRADVNTRIRKLLDVRKASFLPTDRATAESGMEYGGITPVGLPEGWRVLVDSRVVTDGAHALIGSGVRRSKLLLPGHLLERLPGVEVVEDLAVPVA